The Halobacterium sp. CBA1132 genome has a segment encoding these proteins:
- a CDS encoding YlbF family regulator yields the protein MSVDSDSAAATGTTNADDIARQLGEAIEESPEYQRYEETKAAVEDSEEVQNLIDDFEDLRQEFMLARQTGDATQEDAKKVEDAQNRLHDHPVMADHLDAQDELEAKFEFLNDLISEPLDVDFVGESGACCQD from the coding sequence ATGAGCGTCGATTCCGATTCCGCGGCTGCGACTGGCACCACCAACGCCGACGACATCGCGCGCCAGCTCGGCGAAGCCATCGAGGAGTCCCCCGAGTACCAGCGCTACGAGGAGACGAAGGCCGCCGTCGAGGACAGCGAGGAAGTCCAGAATCTCATCGACGACTTCGAGGACCTCCGCCAGGAGTTCATGCTCGCGCGACAGACCGGCGACGCCACGCAGGAGGACGCGAAGAAGGTCGAGGACGCGCAGAACCGCCTCCACGACCATCCCGTGATGGCCGACCACCTCGACGCACAGGACGAACTGGAAGCCAAATTCGAGTTCCTCAACGACCTCATCTCGGAGCCGCTGGACGTCGACTTCGTCGGCGAGTCCGGCGCGTGCTGTCAGGACTAG
- a CDS encoding MBL fold metallo-hydrolase, with protein MVHSDWGDWLPTAVEAANPDGVAVWYLGCNGFVLKGEGGTTLFIDPYLGTGDPPRTIRMIPVPFDPRDVTEADAVFATHEHVDHVHGPSQAPILAETGAQFYAPDDSLTVARGEESWDDNYALDTDQYNEVEEGDTFEVGEFTVHVEPAHDPDATHPVSYVIEHDAGTIFHGGDTKPSDDFERLGSEYDIDLGILAFGTVGMVPDKQTRVPKRTRWYNDENQIIEAANDLQFDRLLPSHWDMWKGLTADPTALHHHANSFEYPERLDIVEIGDRVDVTGE; from the coding sequence ATGGTTCACTCCGACTGGGGCGACTGGCTGCCGACGGCCGTCGAAGCGGCGAACCCCGACGGCGTCGCGGTCTGGTATCTCGGCTGCAACGGCTTCGTGCTCAAGGGCGAGGGCGGGACGACGCTGTTCATCGACCCCTATCTGGGGACGGGTGACCCGCCGCGCACGATTCGGATGATTCCGGTGCCGTTCGACCCACGCGACGTCACGGAGGCCGACGCTGTGTTCGCGACACACGAGCACGTCGACCACGTTCACGGGCCGAGTCAAGCGCCGATTCTCGCCGAGACCGGCGCACAGTTCTACGCGCCCGACGACTCGCTGACGGTGGCGCGCGGCGAGGAGTCGTGGGACGACAACTACGCCCTCGACACCGACCAGTACAACGAGGTCGAGGAGGGCGACACGTTCGAGGTCGGCGAGTTCACGGTCCACGTCGAACCCGCTCACGACCCGGACGCCACCCACCCCGTCTCGTACGTCATCGAGCACGACGCGGGCACTATCTTCCACGGCGGCGACACCAAGCCCAGCGACGACTTCGAGCGCCTCGGAAGCGAGTACGACATCGATCTCGGAATTCTGGCGTTCGGCACCGTCGGCATGGTCCCGGACAAGCAGACCCGCGTGCCGAAACGTACGCGCTGGTACAACGACGAGAACCAAATCATCGAGGCCGCCAACGACCTCCAGTTCGACCGCCTGCTGCCCTCTCACTGGGACATGTGGAAGGGCCTGACCGCGGACCCCACTGCCCTCCACCACCACGCCAACTCCTTCGAGTACCCGGAGCGACTAGACATCGTGGAAATCGGCGACCGCGTAGACGTGACAGGCGAGTAA